The region AACAAACAAATTTAAAAAATTACTGGTTTATGTTGTAAGAGAATTAATAAATAATCAAAATTATAAATTTGATATAGGGGAAAAATTTCTTACAACTAATCCATATCTAGATATGAAAAAATTTGAAAAAAAAACGCGCTTAGAAAAAGATGATAATTTAGATTTATACTCATATCAAAAAAACAAAATGAATAACAATGGACTTTTGGGTAAAAAGGATAGATGCAACATTTTTTTTGGGGATGTTTTTTTTAGATCGCTAGTTATATTTCAAGAGGAGAATATGAATATAGAATCAGGAAGATCTGATATTGAATATAATTCTCACAAAATACTATCGAATAAAAATTTAATATATCATAGTACCAACCGTTATCAAAATGTCCTACCTGTTATAGAAAGTTTTAAAAATAAACTAAACACAAAACCTATTACAAACATAAATAATGTCAGAAGTGGTTGTATAGTTTATTTTAAAAAGCCTAATGGGAAAGGAGGATATGAATGGCATCACTTGGAAATTTTGATTAACGATGTAAGAGTTATAACAATTCGTGATAAAAAAATATTTGAAATAAATGCAGCAGGAGCACATGCGGATGGAGCTTATTATAATACTTATTATTTTGTGGAATCAAATAAAGATGGTAAAGAAAAAAGTTTTTTTATTGAATCTGACGAAAAAGGGAACATATATATTGAACGAGAGCTTGAGGATGGCACTATGGAACCATGGGAAAGAATACTTGAATTCTTTGATATAGAAGATAGTACAATCTTAAACATGTTAAAAAAATAAATCGACCTATTAGCCTTAAAAGATTATCACATTACATATGTTTGAAAAATAGAATATCTTATTTGTAAAAACTATAATGACAAAAGAGAATATATTAAAATATATAAAAGATATTGAAGAGAAATATCAAATGTGTATTGACTTCACAGACGTACAGTGGCAAAAGGAATTAGTTTCAGATTTTTTTACAGATAATGCTAATGAATGGGTTCAAGCCATTATAACTATTTTCAACTATGATTTAGAAAAACACGACGAGAATAAGATTTGCTATATCATAAAAAATGTAAAAGCAATTCATCAAGATACAAGTAATATTTGTTGGGCTGTAACAGCTACCATACTTTTGAATTGGAATATAAAAATTACTACTAAAAATATATCCTCAAATGAGATAAACAACTTTATTTTAGTCACTGAGGTACTTGAACGCATTGACAATAAAGAAGCGGGAGAATATTATCAATTATATTTTAATAACAGTACACTATCTGGAAAAGAAGCTGCTGATTTTTTTCAAAAAGCGGGTTTTGTAACGGAAGTAAACATAGACTTGACCCCAAAAAAAATATATGAAATGTTAAAATTAAAAGGACCTTTAATCGTTGTTACTAACGAAGAAACTAAAAGAAACACCAATTTAAGCATTTATGAACAACCTTACCATTTAAAAATAATTTATGGAATATGTATGGATGTATCAAACAATATGAATGCAAAACTAAAAATTATTGATCCTTATATAGGTCCATATAATGATGATTCCGGAATGTATGATGGTCCAGAAATAGAGATTGATTCAATTAATGAAAAGACTAGAAAAGAAGAAAGCTTTACTGATTTTATAAGAAAATATGAGGATAAAAAGATATGTATTTATCTGCAGCAAGATAAAAATTAATATTGATAATATGATTGACTTTTTAATAAATTAAAAACCTATGTCAAACCTACAAGAAATAGCAGCAAAATTGCTGGAGAACGAAGCTTCGGATGAAGTTTTAGAGATTAAAAAACAAATATTGAGAAGAATTGCCACTGAAAGTGACATAAAACCTTCTCGTATTCCTGCACCGTTGAACATTACGCAAATCGGTGGATATTTCAATCTGCTTATGCAGTTGGAGCAAGAGGAAATGCTACGGCATACCCTCACATCCATTCTTGGTTTGCCAATGCAAACGCCGAAGGAGTAAAACTTGTATATGTGGATGGTAGTTTGTTTTAATTTAAATTGTTTTTCTTAGCGGATAAGTGGTTTTTATTTTAATGGATTATTTGAAGCATAGTGAGGTCTTTAGAAAAATAACGATGGGACGAAAAAGTAAAACTTTAACAATTTTCAGTTTTTTAATGGGGAAACTCTTTAGGATGCACTGTAAAATTTATCCTTAACAGAACGGCAAATAGTTTTGAAGTGCGAAAGATGCTATGTGAGTTATATTTTATTGGACAGGTTCTTATTTTTTATTTCAATACCAGAGTGTCAATCAAACAAGGAAACGGGATGCCATGGCGAATGTTTAGGATTTTACGAACGGAATGTTCGAGGTTACCTCAGGTAGCTAAAGTTTAAGTTTTATAGGAAGAGCCTTTTCGTAACAACAAAGACAGTCGGTTGAGGCTAATACCCTCATTAAAGCGTGTAATAGCGCACCGGTCAAGTTGCATTGAGTTGAGACTTCTAGCGGACGGAAAGCAAGTACGGATGATGTGATCAAGGCAAGTTACTCTAAACGCATTGGTTAGTAGTGTTGATGCAGGATACGAGATTTTTTTGAACCATTCTACGTAGAAACAAGTAGGATGGTTCTTTTTGTTAAAAAAACACATAACATAATGAGATATACACTACCGTACTAAAATACATCAATAAAGCCAACTAAATCAAAATGATTTAGTTGGCTTTACTGTTCCACAGTCAATGAGTTTAGTTGAAACTACCAACAAGATATAATATCCAGTTTTGTCGAATAGTGCTAATCATTGTCGCCCTTGATATTCGGCTCAATTGACAGATATTCTGAAATTAAAAATTTTAGAGTATCCTTATCTATATCAACAAATTCTTGGTCCGATTTAAAAACACTTATATTGCCTGTTTCTTCAGATACCACAATTGCCATAACATTAGCAACTTCTGTAACACCAATTGCAGCACGGTGACGTAACCCCATACTTGCAGGCACTGTAGTTGATTTAGTAACAGGTAAAATACATCGTGCAGCTATTATTTTAGAATCGCGAATTATCATAGCTCCATCATGAAGTGGACTGTTTTTGAAGAAAATATTTTCAATTAAACGCGATGATATGTCCGCATTAATTAAATCGCCTGTTTGTACAATCGAATGGAGTTGACCGTGATTAGTAATAACAATAAGTGCACCTGTTTTTGCGGCTGACATATTTGAGCATGCATAAGTAATTGATTCAACCTGGTCGTATCTAAATTTTATGTTTGGCCTATTAAACAACGATTCGAACGAAAATTTTTTATTGAAGAATTCACGTGTACCTAGAACTAAAAGAAAGCGTCTTATCTCCTGCTGGAAAACCACAATCAAAGCAATCATACCAACACCCATAAATTGCCCAATTATGGTATTTAGTAAATCCATTTTAAATGCGCCCACAAGTTGCCAAAACAGATATATTACAAAAATTCCGGTGAAAATGTTTATTGCCACAGTTCCTCTTATCAGTAAGTAAGCCTGATAGAGTAGTATAGCAACCAAAAGAATGTCAACTATATCAAAAAATCCAATAGTAATGAATAGAGCCGGCATTTAATCAAGCATTTAGTGTTTTTTGTACCAACTTAACAGCTTCAACAGCCTCTTTAACATCATGTACTCGTATAATATTTACCCCTTTTAATAGTGAAATAGTGTTCATTACCGTTGTAGCATTAAGCATATTTTCAGGTTTATCTTCAAAAAATCTATACAAAAAAGATTTTCTCGACACACCAATAAGTATCGGATAACCAAGTGATTGCAATATTTCAAGATTATTAATAATATGATAATTTTGATCCAATGTTTTAGAAAATCCTATTCCCGGATCAATAATTATGTCTGCTATTCCAGCATCTTTACACTTTTTAATCAATTCTCCAAAATATCGGGATAAATCGAACATTAGATTGTCATATTGTGTTAATTGTTGCATAGTTGCGGGGGTTCCGCGCATATGCATTCCAAGATACACAATGTTTAACTTACCAACCGTTTCAATCATCTTATCGTCAAGACCTCCGCCAGATATATCATTAATAATATCTGCACTAAACTCTTCGTGAGCACGGCGA is a window of Bacteroidales bacterium DNA encoding:
- a CDS encoding TIGR00159 family protein encodes the protein MPALFITIGFFDIVDILLVAILLYQAYLLIRGTVAINIFTGIFVIYLFWQLVGAFKMDLLNTIIGQFMGVGMIALIVVFQQEIRRFLLVLGTREFFNKKFSFESLFNRPNIKFRYDQVESITYACSNMSAAKTGALIVITNHGQLHSIVQTGDLINADISSRLIENIFFKNSPLHDGAMIIRDSKIIAARCILPVTKSTTVPASMGLRHRAAIGVTEVANVMAIVVSEETGNISVFKSDQEFVDIDKDTLKFLISEYLSIEPNIKGDND
- the folP gene encoding dihydropteroate synthase, which codes for MPTLSLKIKNEIREWDRPLVMGVLDVTPDSFFAGSRIVTEKTLFGSIDKIIEDKADIIDIGGMSTRPGADIIDIEEEWRRVAPALKYISENYPKMAVSVDTFRAEIARRAHEEFSADIINDISGGGLDDKMIETVGKLNIVYLGMHMRGTPATMQQLTQYDNLMFDLSRYFGELIKKCKDAGIADIIIDPGIGFSKTLDQNYHIINNLEILQSLGYPILIGVSRKSFLYRFFEDKPENMLNATTVMNTISLLKGVNIIRVHDVKEAVEAVKLVQKTLNA